A window of Solanum stenotomum isolate F172 chromosome 3, ASM1918654v1, whole genome shotgun sequence contains these coding sequences:
- the LOC125857499 gene encoding amino acid transporter AVT1C-like yields MVFVWFVGAKMMKNSVCEESFYIESEEEEYDENESDFSDEDNNDDENNRPNYSLTSAWPQSYRKSMDLYSNVSSPSLDFLGAPSLSQLGSSFFGSSLIRRNTPEILPSLHKPLIPPAEEEKAVYKHISHDEKPSNDADGLPISRQSSYGQAVVNGMNVLCGVGILSTPYAVKEGGWAGLPILFIFGVLSFYTGMLLRYCLDSQPGIETYPDIGQAAFGTTGRIFVSIILYVELYASCVDIIIVEGDNLSAIFPNAHLSLGGFELDARHLFVVLTTLAVLPTVWMRDLSVLSYISVGGVIASVLVVLCLYWAGLVDHVGFESKGTVLNLPTLPVAIGLYGFCFGGHAVFPNIYTSLADRSQFPAVLLTSFVMVTLLYGGTAVLGYLMFGDSTESQFTLNLPKGLIASKVAVWTTVVNPFTKYALTLSPVAMSLEELLPPKHSKSHVYPILIRTALTISTSLVGLAVPFFGLMLALTGSLLTMLVTLILPCVCFLKILKGKISHLQVTICVLIITIGTASALIGSYSALSNIIQSMA; encoded by the exons ATGGTCTTCGtctg GTTTGTGGGAGCTAAGATGATGAAGAATTCTGTATGTGAAGAGAGTTTCTACATAGAGAGTGAAGAAGAGgaatatgatgaaaatgaaTCTGATTTTTCAGATGAAGACAATAatgatgatgaaaataatcgtcCCAATTATTCCTTAACCTCTGCTTGGCCTCAGAGTTACAG GAAATCTATGGACCTATACAGTAATGTATCATCTCCAAGTCTTGACTTCTTGGGAGCACCTTCATTATCTCAGCTAGGAAGCTCATTCTTTGGCTCATCTCTCATAAGAAGAAACACTCCTGAGATATTGCCTTCTCTTCACAAGCCTCTCATACCGCcagcagaagaagaaaaagcagTGTACAAGCATATTTCTCATGATGAGAAACCCTCCAACGATGCAGATGGACTTCCAATTTCTCGTCAAAGCTCCTATGGCCAAGCAGTGGTAAATG GCATGAATGTTCTCTGCGGAGTAGGAATCCTTTCTACTCCTTATGCTGTGAAGGAAGGTGGGTGGGCAGGACTTccaatattattcatttttggTGTGCTTTCTTTCTATACTGGCATGCTCCTGAGGTACTGCTTGGATAGCCAACCGGGGATTGAGACGTACCCAGACATTGGTCAGGCTGCTTTTGGTACAACGGGACGAATTTTTGTATCA ATAATCTTATATGTGGAATTATAT GCCTCTTGTGTTGATATCATAATCGTGGAGGGTGATAACTTGTCGGCTATATTTCCAAATGCACATTTAAGTCTGGGTGGGTTTGAGTTAGATGCTCGCCACCTTTTTGTTGTGTTAACCACCCTGGCTGTTCTTCCTACTGTTTGGATGCGCGACCTCAGCGTCCTAAGTTATATTTCAG TTGGAGGAGTTATTGCTTCCGTATTGGTTGTCCTTTGCTTGTACTGGGCTGGCTTGGTGGATCATGTAGGCTTTGAAAGCAAAGGGACTGTACTTAATCTACCAACTCTTCCTGTTGCTATTGGGCTTTATGGATTTTGTTTCGGTGGGCATGCTGTCTTTCCTAATATATATACATCCCTAGCGGATCGTAGTCAGTTTCCTGCAGTCCTCTTGACCAG TTTTGTTATGGTAACTCTGTTGTATGGTGGAACAGCTGTGTTGGGATACCTGATGTTCGGGGACTCAACTGAATCCCAATTCACTCTAAATTTGCCTAAAGGATTAATAGCTTCCAAGGTTGCTGTGTGGACAACT GTTGTTAATCCTTTTACAAAATATGCTTTAACCCTGTCTCCTGTAGCAATGAGTTTAGAGGAATTGTTGCCACCAAAACACTCCAAATCTCACGTGTACCCAATCCTCATTAGAACTGCATTGACAATCTCCACATCACTAGTTGGTCTTGCTGTTCCCTTTTTTG GTTTAATGCTGGCATTAACTGGATCTTTACTTACAATGCTAGTC ACTCTAATACTACCTTGTGTTTGCTTTCTGAAAATCTTGAAGGGGAAAATAAGCCACCTTCAG GTTACAATATGTGTCCTTATTATCACAATAGGTACTGCATCTGCATTGATCGGTTCGTATTCAGCTCTCTCCAATATCATCCAGAGCATGGCCTAA